One Paraburkholderia kururiensis DNA window includes the following coding sequences:
- a CDS encoding winged helix DNA-binding protein, translating into MSRNPTKIVSSEHLVSEASAELSEFEYALIMAGNAFNRWMVRCMSAAGVKDMTAIEVSLLHHVSHRERRKKLADICFVLNIEDTHVATYALKKLMARGYVASEKSGKEVFFSATPEGRELCLKYREVRESCLIAALKESGLTNEQIGDAAQLMRNISGLYDTAARAAASL; encoded by the coding sequence ATGTCGCGCAATCCCACGAAAATCGTTTCCTCCGAGCACCTCGTTTCTGAAGCAAGCGCTGAACTTTCGGAGTTCGAGTACGCGCTGATCATGGCAGGCAACGCTTTCAATCGCTGGATGGTGCGCTGCATGTCGGCGGCGGGCGTGAAGGACATGACCGCGATCGAGGTGTCGCTGCTGCATCACGTGAGCCATCGCGAGCGCCGCAAGAAGCTCGCCGACATCTGCTTCGTGCTCAACATCGAGGACACGCACGTGGCCACCTACGCGCTCAAGAAGCTGATGGCACGCGGCTACGTGGCAAGCGAGAAATCGGGCAAGGAGGTGTTCTTTTCGGCGACGCCGGAAGGACGCGAGCTGTGCCTCAAGTATCGCGAGGTGCGCGAGAGCTGCCTCATCGCCGCGCTCAAGGAAAGCGGGCTCACCAACGAGCAGATCGGCGACGCAGCACAACTGATGCGCAACATCTCGGGGCTCTACGACACGGCGGCGCGGGCGGCTGCCTCGCTCTAA
- the pxpB gene encoding 5-oxoprolinase subunit PxpB, producing MSSPRIYPLGDSAIVCEAPPPATLDVQRRVWAAAEAAHTWPHVLEVVPGMNNLTVVFDPLEATAAQLGEQLAAAWHAAPRAHAEGREVEIPVEYGGEAGPDLRTVAEHTGLSPEDVARRHAAGDYVVFFLGFQPGFAYMGGLESALHTPRRAEPRLEVPAGSIGIGGEQTGIYPAASPGGWQLIGRTPLRLFDPSRNPPTLLQPGDRVRFTIAGVSL from the coding sequence ATGAGCTCACCCCGCATCTATCCGCTTGGCGACAGCGCCATCGTCTGCGAAGCGCCGCCGCCCGCCACGCTCGACGTGCAGCGCCGCGTCTGGGCGGCCGCCGAAGCGGCGCATACGTGGCCGCACGTGCTCGAAGTCGTGCCGGGCATGAACAATCTCACCGTCGTGTTCGATCCGCTCGAGGCGACCGCCGCCCAGCTCGGCGAACAGCTGGCGGCCGCCTGGCACGCCGCGCCGCGCGCGCATGCCGAAGGGCGCGAGGTGGAAATTCCCGTGGAGTACGGCGGCGAAGCCGGCCCCGACCTGCGCACGGTCGCCGAGCACACCGGCCTTTCGCCCGAAGACGTGGCCCGTCGCCACGCGGCCGGCGACTACGTCGTGTTCTTCCTCGGCTTCCAGCCAGGCTTTGCCTACATGGGCGGCCTCGAGTCCGCGCTGCACACCCCACGCCGCGCCGAGCCGCGGCTGGAAGTGCCGGCGGGTTCCATCGGCATTGGCGGCGAGCAGACCGGCATCTATCCGGCCGCCTCCCCCGGCGGCTGGCAACTCATCGGACGCACGCCGCTGCGGCTCTTCGACCCCTCGCGCAACCCGCCCACGCTGCTCCAGCCGGGCGACCGGGTGCGCTTCACCATCGCGGGGGTCAGCCTATGA
- a CDS encoding biotin-dependent carboxyltransferase family protein, which produces MIEVIRAGLLTTVQDQGRHGYRHLGVATAGALDRLALEVGNRLVGNRPHAAALEVTFGPLVLRFPRATRVAITGTDFGATLDGKPVWSWWSLPVQAGQELALQAAKRGMRGYVCVAGGIDVLPMLGSRSTDLGAQFGGLGGRALKDGDRLPLGVPTRTTPGFSPTTREFGVAAPAWCKFAQVDEPHRRGRHASGLPWAVPVRVLPGPEYDGFTREAQQAFWSDEWLVTPNSNRMGYRLAGTQLARSRKTELLSHAVLPGTIQVPPSGQPIVLMGDAQTTGGYPKIGSVIRADLWKLAQVRLNGGVRFIETTPDEARAALAEEHAYLRQIDAAIAMHEERCTADNTARAA; this is translated from the coding sequence ATGATCGAAGTGATCCGCGCGGGTCTTCTGACCACCGTGCAAGACCAGGGCCGCCACGGCTACCGTCACCTCGGCGTGGCGACGGCCGGCGCGCTCGACCGCCTCGCGCTCGAAGTGGGCAACCGGCTGGTGGGCAACCGGCCTCACGCCGCAGCGCTCGAAGTGACCTTCGGCCCGCTCGTGCTGCGCTTTCCGCGCGCCACGCGCGTCGCCATCACGGGCACGGACTTCGGCGCGACACTCGACGGCAAGCCCGTGTGGTCGTGGTGGAGCCTGCCGGTGCAGGCGGGCCAGGAACTCGCGCTGCAGGCAGCGAAGCGCGGCATGCGTGGCTACGTCTGCGTGGCGGGCGGCATCGACGTGCTGCCCATGCTCGGCTCGCGCAGTACCGACCTCGGCGCGCAATTCGGCGGCCTGGGCGGCCGCGCGCTGAAGGACGGCGACCGCCTGCCGCTCGGCGTGCCCACGCGCACCACGCCCGGCTTCAGCCCCACGACGCGCGAGTTCGGCGTGGCCGCGCCCGCCTGGTGCAAATTCGCGCAGGTGGACGAACCGCACCGGCGCGGCCGGCATGCGTCTGGGCTGCCATGGGCCGTGCCGGTCCGCGTGCTGCCCGGCCCCGAATACGACGGCTTCACGCGCGAGGCGCAGCAGGCGTTCTGGTCGGACGAATGGCTCGTCACGCCCAACAGCAACCGCATGGGCTACCGCCTCGCAGGCACGCAGCTCGCGCGCAGCCGCAAGACCGAGTTGCTCTCGCATGCCGTGCTGCCCGGCACGATCCAGGTGCCGCCAAGCGGCCAGCCCATCGTGCTGATGGGCGACGCGCAGACCACGGGCGGCTACCCGAAGATCGGCTCGGTGATTCGCGCGGACCTCTGGAAGCTCGCGCAGGTGCGTCTGAACGGCGGCGTGCGCTTCATCGAAACCACACCGGACGAAGCGCGCGCCGCGCTCGCCGAAGAACACGCGTACCTGCGGCAGATCGATGCCGCAATCGCCATGCACGAAGAACGCTGCACCGCGGACAACACCGCGCGCGCAGCGTAA
- the pxpA gene encoding 5-oxoprolinase subunit PxpA codes for MEIDLNADLGEGCGSDEALLDLVSSANIACGWHAGGANAMRECVRWAVKKGVSIGAHPSFNDPENFGRKEMDLPASEIYAGVLYQLGALSAIAQAEGARIAHVKPHGALYNQAARDPKIADAIVSAVHDFDPSVAVFALANSGLVTAARAAGLVAIEEVFADRGYRADGSLVPRSQPGAVLDDEDAVLERTLGMIREQRVQSVEGEWVPLHAQTICLHGDGPHALAFAQRIRAALDAAGIEVHAASAARV; via the coding sequence ATGGAAATCGATTTGAATGCCGATCTCGGCGAAGGCTGCGGCTCCGACGAAGCGCTGCTCGATCTCGTCAGCTCCGCCAACATCGCGTGCGGCTGGCACGCGGGCGGCGCCAACGCCATGCGCGAGTGCGTGCGCTGGGCCGTGAAGAAGGGTGTATCCATCGGCGCGCATCCCAGCTTCAACGACCCGGAGAACTTCGGCCGCAAGGAAATGGACCTGCCCGCGAGCGAAATCTACGCGGGCGTGCTGTACCAGCTCGGCGCACTCTCGGCCATCGCGCAGGCCGAAGGCGCACGCATCGCGCACGTGAAGCCGCACGGCGCGCTCTACAACCAGGCCGCGCGCGACCCGAAGATCGCGGATGCCATCGTCTCCGCCGTGCACGACTTCGATCCGTCGGTGGCCGTGTTCGCGCTCGCGAACAGCGGGCTCGTCACGGCCGCGCGCGCCGCGGGTCTCGTCGCCATCGAGGAAGTGTTCGCCGACCGCGGCTACCGCGCCGACGGCTCGCTCGTGCCGCGCTCGCAGCCGGGCGCCGTGCTCGACGACGAAGACGCCGTGCTGGAACGCACGCTCGGCATGATCCGCGAGCAGCGCGTGCAGTCCGTCGAGGGCGAATGGGTGCCGCTCCACGCGCAGACCATCTGCCTGCACGGCGATGGTCCGCACGCGCTCGCGTTCGCACAGCGCATTCGTGCGGCGCTCGACGCGGCCGGCATCGAAGTGCATGCAGCGAGCGCAGCGCGGGTTTGA
- a CDS encoding DUF969 domain-containing protein, producing MQTTVSLWPLIGVAVIIVGFVLRFNPMLIVAVAAIATGAAAHFPPEKILAAIGTGFIKTRNIPLIILLPLAVIGLLERHGLRERAQMWIAGIKAATAGRLLIVYLLVRELTAAVGLTGLGGHPQMVRPLIAPMAEGATENRFGKLTDAVRQRLRAFSAATDNVGLFFGEDIFVAFGAIVLMTTFLKEAGVSVEPMHVAVWGIPTAICAFLIHGFRLYLLDRKLERELGGQRKGHGDTPTSPAAHTNAATGDEA from the coding sequence ATGCAGACAACCGTCAGCTTATGGCCGCTCATTGGAGTGGCCGTCATCATCGTAGGCTTCGTATTGCGGTTCAATCCGATGCTGATCGTCGCCGTGGCCGCCATCGCCACCGGCGCCGCGGCACACTTCCCGCCCGAGAAGATTCTCGCCGCCATCGGCACCGGCTTCATCAAGACGCGCAACATCCCGCTCATCATCCTGCTGCCGCTCGCCGTGATCGGTCTGCTGGAACGCCACGGCCTGCGCGAACGCGCGCAGATGTGGATTGCCGGCATCAAGGCGGCCACGGCCGGGCGTCTGCTGATCGTCTATCTGCTCGTGCGCGAGCTCACTGCCGCGGTCGGCCTGACGGGGCTGGGCGGGCATCCGCAGATGGTGCGCCCGCTGATTGCGCCGATGGCCGAAGGCGCCACCGAAAACCGCTTCGGCAAACTGACCGACGCCGTGCGTCAGCGTCTGCGTGCGTTCTCCGCCGCAACGGACAACGTGGGCCTCTTCTTCGGCGAAGACATCTTCGTCGCGTTCGGCGCCATCGTGCTGATGACCACCTTCCTCAAGGAAGCGGGCGTCTCCGTCGAACCGATGCACGTTGCGGTCTGGGGCATTCCCACGGCCATCTGCGCGTTCCTGATCCACGGCTTCCGGCTGTATCTGCTCGACCGCAAGCTGGAACGCGAACTGGGCGGCCAGCGCAAGGGTCACGGAGATACGCCCACCTCACCCGCCGCTCACACGAACGCCGCCACGGGAGACGAAGCATGA
- a CDS encoding DUF979 domain-containing protein, whose product MTLTINYLFWLLGIVLLVIGGMIVTDREHPRRFTAGGFWIVYAVIFLVGDRLPPEVVGVLVIAMALIAGFGGVTAAKPKVLSDEARRASAVRLGNKLFVPALTIPLVTVVLTLSASHLVFGGTPLIEPKNVTLIGFGVGCVIALGIACMLTRDTVGQSVKEARRLVDALSWAAVLPQMLGMLGLVFSDAGVGKAVAHVTTSYIDMDLRVVAVIVYCVGMALFTVIMGNGFAAFPVMTGGVGVPVLVGMFHANPAVMAAIGMFSGYCGTLMTPMAANFNIVPAALLELPDKNAVIRVQVPTALGILAANIVLLNVFGF is encoded by the coding sequence ATGACGCTCACCATCAACTATCTGTTCTGGCTGCTCGGCATCGTGCTGCTCGTGATCGGCGGCATGATCGTGACGGACCGCGAGCATCCGCGCCGCTTCACCGCGGGCGGCTTCTGGATCGTCTACGCCGTGATCTTTCTCGTGGGCGACCGCCTGCCGCCCGAAGTGGTGGGCGTGCTCGTGATCGCGATGGCGCTCATTGCCGGCTTCGGCGGCGTGACTGCGGCAAAACCGAAAGTGCTCTCCGATGAAGCGCGCCGCGCCAGCGCCGTGCGCCTCGGCAACAAGCTCTTCGTGCCCGCGCTCACCATTCCGCTCGTCACCGTCGTGCTGACGCTGTCGGCCAGCCACCTCGTGTTCGGCGGCACGCCGCTCATCGAGCCGAAGAACGTGACGCTGATCGGCTTCGGCGTGGGCTGCGTGATCGCGCTCGGCATTGCGTGCATGCTGACGCGCGACACGGTGGGCCAGTCGGTGAAGGAAGCGCGCCGCCTCGTGGACGCACTCTCCTGGGCCGCCGTGCTGCCGCAGATGCTCGGCATGCTGGGCCTCGTGTTCTCGGATGCCGGCGTGGGCAAGGCCGTGGCGCACGTCACGACGTCGTACATCGACATGGACCTGCGCGTGGTCGCCGTGATCGTCTACTGCGTGGGCATGGCGCTCTTCACGGTGATCATGGGCAACGGCTTCGCGGCGTTTCCCGTGATGACGGGCGGCGTCGGGGTGCCGGTGCTGGTGGGCATGTTCCACGCGAACCCGGCCGTGATGGCTGCCATCGGCATGTTCTCGGGCTACTGCGGCACGCTCATGACGCCGATGGCCGCGAACTTCAACATCGTGCCCGCCGCGCTGCTGGAGTTGCCGGACAAGAACGCGGTGATCCGCGTGCAGGTGCCCACGGCGCTCGGCATTCTGGCGGCCAACATCGTGTTGCTGAACGTCTTCGGGTTCTGA
- a CDS encoding TraB/GumN family protein gives MPEATAARRFTRRLCESGAHAASRLVSLRSVFPSRVSTRPTRRSRGRRQVGAVLVVALMLAGSGRSGDVAESGGAPGFWRGASSFVSVISVAQAAGAAANTPGSASGSPGSAGAPSGATGAAGAVSAGGTGVARPPVSPPPRGTNAPRATLPGFNPPPGAFSSASGTVAGGPVRTQPARMPFYVATRGTTTIYLLGTLHVGDPADYPPGQPFRPSILAALTASPTLALELSPDDLLVSQDDVTKYGVCSRPCLPRLLPEPLWHRLETRLRGNPAALDEIRTMRPWLASLLVETYDSLSAGLQTEYGTEAQLQNVFLKLKGRKIVGLETLAEQMRAFTGLTLAQQREMLAQDLVQTPAQNAADVQTLLRLWRVGDADAIAAWQAAKSERLARDRRVSDAVDNKIVYERNRRFVTRMLAIAAPNRPLFVAIGALHLGGQRGVLALLRQHGFVVDPG, from the coding sequence ATGCCTGAAGCGACGGCGGCGCGTCGTTTTACGCGCCGCTTGTGTGAAAGCGGCGCGCATGCTGCTTCACGCCTGGTCTCTTTGCGTTCTGTTTTCCCGAGCCGTGTTTCGACCCGGCCGACGCGGCGCTCGCGTGGGCGCCGGCAGGTGGGCGCAGTGCTCGTCGTGGCGCTGATGCTTGCCGGGTCGGGGCGATCTGGTGACGTTGCAGAGTCGGGCGGCGCGCCGGGCTTCTGGCGAGGCGCGTCGTCTTTCGTTTCCGTGATTTCTGTCGCACAGGCCGCGGGTGCCGCTGCGAATACGCCCGGAAGTGCCTCGGGGTCTCCGGGTTCTGCGGGCGCGCCGTCGGGGGCAACCGGTGCGGCCGGCGCGGTGAGTGCGGGCGGTACGGGCGTGGCGAGGCCGCCGGTTTCGCCGCCGCCACGCGGCACGAACGCGCCGCGCGCCACCTTGCCGGGCTTCAATCCGCCGCCGGGCGCATTCAGTTCAGCCTCGGGCACCGTGGCGGGCGGCCCCGTGCGAACGCAGCCGGCGCGCATGCCGTTCTACGTCGCTACGCGCGGCACGACCACCATCTACCTGCTCGGCACGCTCCATGTGGGCGACCCCGCCGACTATCCACCGGGCCAGCCGTTTCGGCCCAGCATCCTCGCCGCGCTCACGGCCTCGCCCACGCTCGCACTCGAACTTTCGCCTGACGACCTGCTCGTCTCGCAGGACGACGTGACGAAGTACGGCGTCTGTTCGCGGCCGTGCCTGCCGCGGCTGTTGCCGGAGCCGCTGTGGCACCGGCTCGAGACGCGTCTGCGCGGCAACCCTGCCGCACTCGACGAGATCCGCACGATGCGGCCCTGGCTCGCCTCGCTGCTGGTGGAGACCTACGACTCGCTCTCGGCAGGCCTGCAAACCGAATACGGCACCGAGGCGCAGTTGCAGAACGTGTTCCTGAAGCTGAAGGGGCGCAAGATCGTGGGCCTCGAAACGCTCGCGGAGCAGATGCGCGCGTTCACGGGCCTCACGCTCGCGCAGCAGCGCGAGATGCTCGCGCAAGACCTCGTGCAGACGCCCGCGCAGAATGCGGCGGACGTGCAGACGCTGTTGCGCCTGTGGCGCGTGGGCGACGCGGATGCGATCGCCGCCTGGCAGGCCGCGAAATCGGAACGGCTGGCGCGCGACCGGCGCGTGTCCGACGCCGTGGACAACAAGATCGTCTACGAACGCAATCGCCGGTTCGTTACCCGCATGCTGGCGATCGCGGCGCCGAACCGGCCGCTCTTCGTGGCGATCGGCGCGCTGCACCTGGGCGGACAACGCGGCGTGCTGGCGCTGCTGCGCCAGCACGGCTTCGTCGTCGATCCGGGTTGA
- a CDS encoding peptide ABC transporter ATP-binding protein codes for MNAVPQVPPRDTHASVTDHVLVADHLAKHYTVRRGMFGHGTVKALNGVSFALERGKTLAVVGESGCGKSTLARQLTMIEPPTSGRLVIDGVDVAGADHATIVQLRRRVQMVFQNPFASLNPRKTVEQTLAEPLVINTQTSAAERAERIAHMMRIVGLRPEHAKRYPHMFSGGQRQRVAIARAMILDPQIVVADEPVSALDVSIQAQILNLFMDLQDEFKTSYVFISHNLSVVEHIADDVMVMYFGGVAELGDKKTVFERPRHPYTRSLMSATPSIFEADRRIKIKLQGELPSPLNPPSGCTFHQRCPYAVERCRTEEPKLREVDGRQVSCHRAEEVGESDA; via the coding sequence ATGAACGCAGTCCCTCAGGTGCCTCCGCGCGACACCCACGCGTCCGTCACTGACCACGTGCTCGTGGCGGACCACCTCGCGAAGCACTACACGGTGCGGCGCGGCATGTTCGGGCATGGCACGGTGAAGGCGCTCAATGGCGTGTCGTTCGCGCTGGAGCGCGGCAAGACGCTCGCGGTGGTGGGCGAATCGGGTTGCGGCAAGTCCACGCTCGCGCGCCAGCTCACCATGATCGAGCCGCCTACCTCGGGGCGCCTCGTGATCGACGGTGTGGATGTGGCGGGTGCCGACCACGCCACCATCGTGCAACTGCGCCGCCGCGTGCAGATGGTGTTCCAGAATCCGTTCGCCTCGCTCAATCCGCGCAAGACGGTGGAGCAGACGCTGGCCGAGCCGCTCGTCATCAACACGCAGACGAGCGCCGCGGAACGCGCGGAGCGCATTGCCCACATGATGCGCATCGTCGGGCTGCGGCCCGAGCACGCGAAGCGCTATCCGCACATGTTTTCGGGCGGGCAGCGTCAGCGCGTGGCGATTGCGCGCGCCATGATTCTCGACCCGCAGATCGTGGTGGCCGACGAGCCGGTGTCCGCACTCGACGTCTCCATCCAGGCGCAGATCCTCAACCTCTTCATGGACCTGCAGGACGAGTTCAAGACGAGCTACGTGTTCATCTCGCACAACCTCTCGGTGGTGGAGCACATCGCCGACGACGTGATGGTGATGTACTTTGGCGGCGTGGCCGAGCTGGGCGACAAGAAGACGGTGTTCGAGCGCCCGCGGCATCCGTACACGCGCTCGCTGATGTCGGCTACGCCTTCCATCTTCGAGGCGGACCGCCGCATCAAGATCAAGCTGCAGGGCGAGCTGCCGTCGCCGCTCAATCCGCCCTCGGGCTGCACGTTCCACCAGCGTTGCCCGTATGCCGTCGAGCGGTGCCGCACGGAGGAGCCGAAGCTTCGCGAAGTGGATGGCCGTCAGGTATCCTGCCATCGTGCAGAGGAGGTGGGGGAATCGGATGCCTGA
- a CDS encoding ABC transporter ATP-binding protein, with the protein MADLLTIRNLAVNFSGLPAVDRINLSVAPGEVVGVVGESGSGKSVTMMALMGLIDAPGKVTADEITFDGKDLLNASPKARRKIIGKDVAMVFQDALTSLNPSYTVGYQIKEVLKLHEGLRGDALERRALELLDQVGIPDAKNRITAFPHQMSGGMNQRVMIAMAVACNPKLLIADEPTTALDVTIQAQIMELLVRLQKERGMALVLISHDLAVVSEVAQRVAVMYAGEIIETNRVPDIFEAPHHPYTEALLAAIPEHNVGAVRLAALPGMVPGRDDRPRGCLFAPRCKYVVDDCTKARPSLDPVPGSGEFARVRCIKPLNVAGSGASQPAHAPSSTQSTQPGGAR; encoded by the coding sequence ATGGCAGACCTATTGACCATCCGCAATCTCGCGGTGAACTTCAGCGGCCTGCCGGCGGTGGACCGCATCAACCTCTCGGTCGCGCCCGGCGAAGTGGTGGGCGTGGTGGGCGAATCGGGCTCGGGCAAGAGCGTGACGATGATGGCGCTGATGGGCCTGATCGACGCGCCGGGCAAAGTCACTGCCGACGAGATCACCTTCGACGGCAAAGACCTGCTCAACGCGTCGCCGAAAGCGCGCCGCAAGATCATCGGCAAAGACGTGGCGATGGTGTTCCAGGACGCGCTCACGAGCCTGAACCCGAGCTACACCGTCGGCTACCAGATCAAGGAAGTGCTGAAGCTGCACGAAGGGCTGCGCGGCGACGCGCTGGAGCGGCGCGCGCTCGAACTGCTCGACCAGGTGGGCATTCCCGATGCGAAGAACCGCATCACGGCGTTTCCGCACCAGATGTCGGGCGGCATGAACCAGCGCGTGATGATCGCGATGGCCGTGGCCTGCAACCCCAAGCTGCTGATTGCCGACGAGCCCACCACGGCGCTCGACGTGACCATCCAGGCGCAGATCATGGAACTGCTCGTGCGTCTGCAGAAGGAACGCGGCATGGCGCTCGTGCTCATTTCGCACGACCTCGCGGTGGTGTCCGAAGTCGCGCAGCGCGTGGCCGTGATGTACGCAGGCGAGATCATCGAAACGAACCGCGTGCCCGATATCTTCGAAGCGCCGCATCATCCGTACACCGAAGCGCTGCTCGCCGCGATTCCGGAGCACAACGTGGGCGCGGTGCGCCTCGCGGCACTGCCGGGCATGGTGCCGGGCCGCGACGACCGTCCGCGCGGTTGCCTCTTCGCGCCGCGCTGCAAGTACGTGGTGGACGACTGCACGAAGGCGCGGCCGTCGCTGGACCCGGTGCCCGGTTCCGGCGAGTTCGCGCGCGTGCGCTGCATCAAGCCGCTGAACGTGGCGGGCAGCGGTGCTTCGCAACCCGCGCATGCGCCGTCTTCCACCCAATCGACTCAACCGGGAGGCGCACGATGA
- a CDS encoding ABC transporter permease subunit, whose protein sequence is MADIQNTVPQAVTPPSGRALAAREFWANFSRNRGAVGAGAIVLLLVFVAIFAPLIAPHSPIEQYRDFVKIPPAWLEGGNWKFVLGTDEAGRDILSRLMYGARLSFWIGCVSVVLALIPGVVLGLVAAFFDKWADTPIMRLMDILLALPSLLLAVAVVAIIGPGLTNTMLAIAIVALPGYVRLTRASALGELQKEYVTASRVAGAGTLRLMFSQVLPNCTAPLIVQATLGFSSAILDAAALGFLGLGVQPPAAEWGAMLASARDYIDSAWWIVTMPGLSILISVLAINLLGDGLRDALDPKLKRMA, encoded by the coding sequence ATGGCCGACATTCAAAACACTGTGCCCCAGGCGGTGACGCCGCCCAGCGGCCGCGCGCTCGCCGCGCGCGAGTTCTGGGCCAACTTCTCGCGCAACCGCGGGGCCGTGGGCGCCGGCGCGATCGTGCTGCTGCTCGTGTTCGTCGCGATCTTCGCGCCGCTCATCGCGCCGCACAGTCCCATCGAGCAATACCGCGACTTCGTGAAGATTCCGCCCGCGTGGCTCGAAGGCGGCAACTGGAAGTTCGTGCTGGGCACCGACGAAGCGGGCCGCGACATCCTCTCGCGTCTCATGTACGGCGCGCGGCTGTCGTTCTGGATTGGCTGCGTGTCGGTCGTGCTCGCGCTCATTCCGGGCGTCGTGCTCGGGCTCGTGGCCGCGTTCTTCGACAAGTGGGCCGACACGCCCATCATGCGGCTCATGGACATCCTGCTCGCGCTGCCTTCGCTGCTGCTCGCGGTGGCGGTGGTCGCGATCATCGGCCCGGGGCTCACGAACACGATGCTCGCCATCGCGATCGTCGCGTTGCCGGGGTATGTGCGGCTGACGCGCGCATCGGCGCTCGGCGAATTGCAGAAGGAGTACGTCACCGCGTCGCGCGTGGCCGGTGCGGGCACGCTGCGGCTGATGTTCTCGCAGGTGCTGCCCAACTGCACGGCGCCGCTCATCGTGCAGGCCACGCTCGGGTTTTCGTCGGCGATTCTGGATGCCGCCGCGCTTGGCTTTCTTGGCCTCGGCGTGCAGCCGCCCGCCGCGGAGTGGGGCGCGATGCTCGCCTCGGCGCGCGACTACATCGACAGCGCCTGGTGGATCGTGACGATGCCGGGTCTTTCCATTCTGATTTCGGTGCTCGCCATCAACCTGCTCGGCGACGGGCTGCGCGACGCACTGGACCCCAAACTCAAACGGATGGCCTGA
- a CDS encoding ABC transporter permease subunit has protein sequence MFRFVLRRIGMVIPTFIGITILAFALIHLIPGDPIEVMMGERGVDPQMHAEAMHRLGLDEPLPMQYIHYVQHALQGNLGTSVVTNTSVMSEFLARFPATVELSICAMLFALVVGLPAGVFAALRRGTVVDHGVMGTALTGYSMPIFWWGLILIMVFSSNLGWTPVSGRIAVEYDIPHVTGFMLIDALLSTDEGAFRSAVSHLILPSIVLGTIPLAVVARMTRSSMLEVLREDYIRTARAKGLSPVRVVVVHALRNALIPVVTVIGLQVGTLLAGAVLTETLFSWPGVGKWLIDAISRRDYPVVQGGILLIATLVIVVNLVVDLLYGVLNPRIRHTR, from the coding sequence ATGTTCCGATTCGTCTTGCGCCGCATCGGCATGGTGATACCGACCTTCATCGGCATCACCATTCTGGCGTTTGCGCTCATCCACCTGATTCCGGGCGACCCGATCGAGGTGATGATGGGCGAGCGCGGCGTCGACCCGCAGATGCACGCCGAAGCGATGCATCGCCTGGGGCTCGACGAGCCGCTGCCCATGCAGTACATCCATTACGTCCAGCACGCGTTGCAGGGCAACCTGGGCACGTCTGTCGTCACCAACACGAGCGTCATGAGCGAGTTCCTCGCGCGCTTTCCCGCCACTGTCGAACTGTCGATCTGCGCGATGCTGTTCGCGCTCGTGGTCGGCTTGCCTGCCGGCGTGTTCGCGGCGCTCCGGCGCGGCACCGTGGTGGACCACGGCGTGATGGGCACCGCGTTGACCGGCTATTCGATGCCGATCTTCTGGTGGGGGCTCATCCTCATCATGGTGTTCTCGTCGAACCTGGGCTGGACGCCGGTGTCCGGCCGAATTGCCGTGGAGTACGACATTCCGCACGTCACGGGCTTCATGCTGATCGACGCGCTGCTTTCCACCGACGAAGGCGCGTTCCGCTCCGCGGTGAGCCATCTGATCCTGCCGTCCATCGTGCTCGGCACCATTCCGCTCGCGGTGGTGGCGCGCATGACGCGCTCGTCCATGCTCGAAGTGCTGCGCGAGGACTATATCCGCACGGCGCGCGCCAAGGGTCTTTCGCCCGTGCGCGTGGTCGTGGTGCATGCGCTGCGCAATGCGCTCATTCCTGTCGTCACGGTGATCGGTCTGCAGGTGGGCACGCTGCTCGCGGGCGCGGTGCTGACCGAAACGCTTTTTTCGTGGCCCGGCGTGGGCAAGTGGCTCATCGACGCGATTTCGCGCCGCGACTATCCCGTCGTGCAGGGCGGCATTCTGCTCATCGCGACACTCGTGATCGTGGTGAACCTCGTCGTCGATCTGTTGTACGGCGTGCTCAATCCGCGCATTCGCCATACGAGGTAA